A genome region from Thermococcus gorgonarius includes the following:
- a CDS encoding MFS transporter, producing MERKGFSWGVVLGLALLGFSRSVGWALNKGLSFPLLSSYTESAFVKGTILAAEGLIGLFVPVLLGYYSDTLRSKYGRRRPFIMLGGLLAGIAALMIYTAYAMGVPLWGFALALGFFYLSMHTYTAQYRALMPDTVESGQRGKASGIITLFEWAGNLFLFGLAAFLIAKAVAETGESEGIKALVQTPYLKIPFIITAIFLIGAALFVYFVIREPKAPEIDDEESLWEYLASIVKKRDFLKFYTAQTLWWMSFEFIAIFLYGILAYILKGSASQENIKAVTSLGLYLMALFNVTVLVGSLPGGMIYDKIGRRLSIILGGLVFAIPQLWGWFITSQKEIVVALGIAGIGWGILMAASYPVIGDLLTKFEREAFTGRYYGFFEATRSLPVLLAGTIGGAIVDLADDNYRILFPIGAVLVLIAMPLIWSMKELEVSGK from the coding sequence ATGGAGAGGAAGGGCTTCAGTTGGGGTGTTGTGCTTGGACTTGCTCTGCTCGGCTTCAGCAGAAGCGTTGGGTGGGCCCTCAACAAAGGCCTGTCTTTTCCGCTACTGTCGAGCTACACGGAGTCCGCCTTTGTTAAGGGGACCATACTGGCCGCTGAGGGCCTCATCGGCCTGTTCGTGCCAGTTCTGCTGGGGTATTACAGCGATACCCTCAGATCGAAATACGGCAGGAGAAGGCCGTTTATAATGCTCGGGGGCCTCCTCGCCGGGATTGCTGCACTGATGATCTACACGGCCTATGCCATGGGTGTCCCGCTCTGGGGTTTTGCTCTGGCCCTCGGTTTCTTCTACCTCTCGATGCACACCTATACCGCCCAGTACCGTGCGCTGATGCCTGATACGGTCGAGAGCGGACAGCGCGGAAAGGCGAGCGGGATCATTACGCTCTTCGAATGGGCGGGCAACCTGTTCCTCTTCGGACTGGCGGCTTTTCTCATCGCCAAGGCCGTGGCCGAGACAGGCGAAAGTGAAGGAATAAAGGCGCTCGTCCAGACGCCGTACCTTAAGATACCGTTTATAATAACTGCGATATTCCTTATTGGAGCCGCTCTCTTCGTTTACTTCGTTATCCGAGAACCCAAAGCGCCGGAAATTGATGACGAGGAGAGCCTTTGGGAATACCTGGCCAGCATAGTCAAAAAGCGCGACTTCCTCAAGTTTTACACCGCACAAACCCTCTGGTGGATGAGTTTTGAGTTCATAGCAATATTCCTCTACGGGATCCTTGCGTACATTCTCAAAGGCTCAGCGAGCCAGGAGAACATCAAGGCAGTTACATCCCTCGGTCTGTATCTAATGGCCCTCTTCAACGTGACCGTGCTCGTGGGGTCACTCCCCGGCGGCATGATCTACGACAAGATTGGCAGGAGGCTGAGCATAATCCTCGGCGGCCTCGTCTTTGCCATTCCACAGCTCTGGGGCTGGTTCATAACGAGCCAGAAGGAGATAGTAGTTGCCCTCGGGATAGCGGGAATTGGCTGGGGAATCCTGATGGCGGCCTCTTATCCCGTCATCGGCGATCTGCTCACTAAGTTTGAGAGGGAGGCATTTACAGGCCGCTACTACGGCTTCTTCGAGGCCACCCGCTCACTGCCCGTCCTTCTTGCCGGCACGATAGGAGGGGCCATAGTTGACCTCGCGGACGACAACTACCGCATCCTCTTCCCCATCGGAGCGGTGCTGGTGCTCATAGCCATGCCTCTCATATGGAGCATGAAGGAACTTGAGGTGAGTGGAAAATGA